In the Paramisgurnus dabryanus chromosome 5, PD_genome_1.1, whole genome shotgun sequence genome, one interval contains:
- the tbx5a gene encoding T-box transcription factor TBX5-A, with product MADSEDAFRLQNSPNDTDSKDLQNDGKSEKHNGASSKSPSSQTTYIQQGMEGIKVYLHERELWTKFHEVGTEMIITKAGRRMFPSFKVKVTGLNPKTKYILLMDVVPADDHRYKFADNKWSVTGKAEPAMPGRLYVHPDSPATGAHWMRQLVSFQKLKLTNNHLDPFGHIILNSMHKYQPRIHIVKADENNGFGSKNTAFCTHVFPETAFIAVTSYQNHKITQLKIENNPFAKGFRGSDDMELHRMSRMQSTKEYPVVPRSTVRQRVGSSQSPFGGDVQALSAPGSMTSQYSCENGVTGASQDLLPQSSSYPLPHEHGQDYCVKRKVEDDCHAGDHSYKKSYVESSSSEDDHYYRSVSFPQPLGLAGAPYRTESSQRQACMYASASQPSEPPPSLEDISCNSWAGVSPYGSCSVSAVQQMDRLPYQHFSAHFNSGPLVSRLSGVAGHASPQLGDTHAMYQGPIPHQPLGRQCSPSAGIQSPSAGLQGNEYLYAHGIPRTLSPHQYHAVHSVSIMPDWNDGS from the exons ATGGCGGACAGCGAAGACGCCTTTCGTCTCCAAAACTCTCCCAATGACACGGATTCAAAAGATCTACAAAACGATGGAAAATCAGAAAAACACAATGGAGCCTCCAGCAAGTCTCCATCATCACAGACAACATACATTCAACAG GGAATGGAGGGGATAAAAGTTTACTTGCACGAGCGAGAGTTGTGGACAAAGTTTCATGAAGTTGGGACAGAAATGATCATAACTAAAGCAGGCAG GCGGATGTTTCCGAGCTTCAAAGTGAAGGTCACCGGGTTGAATCCCAAAACCAAATACATTCTGCTGATGGATGTTGTGCCCGCCGACGACCACCGCTATAAATTCGCCGATAATAAATG GTCtgttacaggtaaagcagagcCAGCGATGCCGGGACGATTGTACGTCCATCCGGACTCTCCGGCCACCGGTGCCCACTGGATGAGACAACTTGTGTCTTTCCAAAAGCTCAAACTGACCAACAACCATCTCGATCCCTTCGGACAT ATTATTCTGAATTCGATGCACAAATATCAGCCGAGGATTCATATCGTAAAGGCGGATGAAAATAACGGGTTTGGATCTAAAAACACGGCTTTCTGCACGCACGTGTTCCCAGAAACTGCGTTTATTGCAGTCACGTCTTACCAAAATCATAAG ATTACTCAACTGAAGATCGAGAACAATCCGTTTGCAAAGGGCTTCCGTGGAAGTGATGACATGGAGTTACATCGCATGTCAAGAATGCAAAG CACCAAGGAGTATCCAGTGGTCCCTCGCAGTACCGTCCGTCAGCGGGTCGGCAGCAGTCAGAGCCCGTTCGGTGGTGATGTGCAGGCTCTTTCGGCGCCAGGCAGTATGACGTCTCAGTACAGCTGTGAGAATGGCGTTACGGGCGCATCTCAGGACCTTCTGCCTCAGTCCAGTTCCTATCCGCTGCCCCACGAACACGGACAAGACTACTGCGTCAAGAGAAAAG ttgaGGACGACTGTCACGCAGGAGATCACTCATACAAGAAAAGTTACGTGGAAAGTTCATCCAGCGAGGATGACCATTATTATCGGTCAGTGAGCTTCCCTCAGCCTCTGGGTCTCGCCGGTGCCCCCTACAGGACCGAGTCCAGCCAGCGGCAGGCGTGCATGTACGCCAGCGCTTCTCAGCCCTCCGAGCCGCCGCCGAGCCTGGAAGACATCAGTTGCAACAGCTGGGCGGGAGTCTCCCCGTACGGCAGCTGCTCGGTGTCGGCCGTGCAGCAGATGGACCGACTGCCCTATCAGCACTTCTCTGCTCATTTCAACTCGGGACCCCTCGTCTCCAGATTGAGCGGCGTCGCGGGCCACGCCTCGCCGCAGCTGGGTGACACTCACGCCATGTACCAGGGTCCCATTCCCCATCAGCCCCTGGGCCGTCAGTGCAGCCCGAGCGCTGGGATTCAGTCTCCGAGCGCCGGCCTGCAGGGGAACGAGTACCTGTACGCTCACGGCATTCCTCGCACACTGTCTCCGCACCAGTATCACGCCGTACACAGCGTCAGCATAATGCCCGACTGGAACGATGGAAGTTAA